CAAACAGAGCTGCTCTcactctccctccctccctccctctctctctctacatgtGTTTATTTCCCCTCAATCCTCAATGCCTTCTACAATTCCCATTTccgaaaaagaattgaaaatcaCATTTCAATTGCAAAcaattaagaatttttaaaattttgaaaagtaaatatatgtttatattaaaaacacacaaaaattaagagataatgCGAAAATACTCAACCATATCTCCATGGTTGTTAAACTTGCATTTTGACATGTACAGTTTAACAAGGTTCTAGAAATGATAAAACTTGTCGCCATGCTCATAAAACTGAGTCAGCCAGGAACTGAAGCAAAATCAGTATTTAAAAAGTTGGAATTGTTAAAATCACTAATAGAATTGCAATGATAACAAGTCTACATTTTGTCAGTCTTTAGTAtcttataaatgaataaagtaattattcattttaattgGTGACATTTGGCTTCTTTTGGAGGACTTGAGTCATTAGGGATGACATTGCAATGAGCACCACcaattgattttaaaacaacaaaaaaatgaatttatcaataagatttcaagttttacttttttttttctttctaaatcaaaattttattaaatagttattatatcatcaaaatctaaaaggaaaatttgatgcAGAccccaaaataataaataaataaatatgcaaaGTTATGCATTCACCATGGAAATAAGTCCACAAAAAGTTGTCTACATGCAACCAAAAATACCAGCAAAGACCAACATAATTGCTTTGGCATTTACATAGATAAGACCGACTGTTTCTATaaggtttttctttcttcaaccttttccttttttaagtGGTTTGCTTGTTCCTGCATTCAAATTGGAAATCCTAGATTCTAAGAAAAACGGACCAACTTATAAAGAATTTTCTCCATTgtcaatataaaattaagaaattagaaatgttctattttttctttgagtAACATGTTACATCTGAACatgatattcttgtttttaATAATCCACTTAAAAAAGCCCACTCAAAAATAGCcttattttttcacaatttagCAGGCCTAAGTATGGTTAGATAAGTCAATTTAGGTTGTGTGTTACTTTtcagaaaatagttttttatggtttttgtctcttgttttcttatttattctAAAGAGATTTTTCCATAGAAAAATAAGGAAACATGtttattaaatacatgtttttttcaaaatagaaaacaagTGCCTTATTTggcttaaattaaaaatatgaaaaggaaTGAACACATAACATTAGGTTAACCAAACAAGGctcttatttttattgtggCTAATTTGGAAAACaactatttttgtgttttccaattttatgaaaaagtggagaattagaaaacaaaatgtttctaagaaatcaattttcattttcagtCAGTAGACACATTTTCTTTAGTTTTCTAtttctgagaaaaaaaattctgcaaaactgaaaaaattttcACAAGTAAACACAACTTTAATATCTTTAGAATGTTAGTTAGTTTACCAAAGTCAAGTGAAagtaaaagaacaaaagaatTCATACACAAACAATAAGAAGTGTTTAGGCATCTCATATTTGTAGGATTATAgagctatttttttatctaatcaaaATCAATACATCCACACCAAATTAATTGGATATCAAAACTTGTAAGATAATAAGTACCTGTAATGCATCTTGTTGAGGTGAAGAGGACAACACTGTAGCGAGAAGCTCTACGCTGTTTCTTGCCACATCAAATGCTTCCTTTGTCTGTTCAGCTGTAAAGCTTTGCAGAGGAATATCATACTCAATGTGCTGTGCAAGACTAGTATCCACTTCTGGTGCCGACACAGAACGAGGTGGGGTGAAGATAGGCACTAAACTCTCATTGTCACGACCAGGGAACCGGATACCCCTTGATTTTAAACTCTTTAGAACAAAACGAACAAGTCAAGAAACAATAATggttcaagaattcataaatcTGCACTAACCAAAGGACTACGTGAATTTATCTTCTATAGAAACACTGCAAAACAAAGCACCTGCATAATTTTCATCTGTGATCCATAAGACAATTTATTTCCACAAATATTCAAAGCAAACAAATGCTCTGCCAAATTAAATATGGAACAGTTCATTTAACTTCTATGGGTGAATTTTAGCATATTTACCCAGtcaacttattttgattttgtgacTCCCTCCCTTTCAACCAAGATTGTTAGGGCTAAGAATCATATTTCATCAAGCAGACAACTCTCTATGATATACTCTATAAAAAGGCTGACAGCCAAATAAAACCAACATCCAATATATCAATCCAAGTAATAGGAACTAATAGGAGATTGGGGAGGGGGGGGAGCTGAACTTGAGACAACTAttaacattaaataatattttgttgctAGCAAGCCAAAAGACAATTGAGAATAGAACATTCCTTTTCTTTACCAAACATTCAAAAAGTGAAATCACTAAGAAACAAAAAGTACCTTGTATGTTTCTTCAAAAACAGGTAAATAGCGCAGTTCACTGGTTGACTCTCCCCATGCTTCAATGAGCAATAGAGCTTTATTCCTATTATTGACGACAGTCTGAGGATCATCAATCAACTTTACCATTTCATCAAGAACCCTCTCAGCCGCCACCTCTGAGAAAGCCTTCTCACAATTCTTAGCACATGTTTCAAGTAACACTAAGGCTAAATACTGTACCCTAGCATTTTTTATCATGATCCTCTTCTTTATGCCACGAATCAATTCAACACTACTAACTTTTTCATGATCGATCATGTCACAGATATCAAGATTCATGGCCCAATCAGGCTCATCAAGCGTCTCTGCAGTGGCATCCTCGACAAGTTTATCGGCTTGGTTAGGACCTTGTAATAGCTCCTTCACCTTGAAGCTCATTGAGCTCATGCCTGCACTCATCTTTCGACCCACCTCGGCACCTCCAATCTTGAGGCGTTCGCCAAAAGCACTGACCTTCTCCATCAAATTGTCACTCATCTTCGCAGCCTTTTCCAAACCCTAAGATCAAGTCTTCAAATTGTTGTCCTGAAAGCCCAATAACCGACATAAACCAGAACAAAACCACGATACATCAAGTAGCAGAGAgcaaaagggaaaacaaaagcGAGTTTTTCACCTTTTGAAGTAACACGAAACAGAAAAGTATTCAAAATTTGACTTCTTTCTTTGCCTTATATTTTTCCGCTTGAGAGAATCATCTAATTAGAGAATATTAGGAGAGAGAGGACGACAGATTTGTTTGGGTGGCAGTTCTCTTctctggggggggggggggagtagAGTCAACTCAACTATCTTTCAAAGTTTGATCAAAATTCAAGCTTTCTCAATTTTCTCTGAAACCAAACAAATATAGAAGACtgagaaatccaaaaaaaaaaaccctcaaaattCTGTTACTTTAATTTGATGAGCTGAGCATATACAAGAACTCAGACATGATCAGATCAAATTAAAGACCACAATCTGAAAGATAAACCTAACCTATTTTATTATTcccatttaagaaaaataaaaggatagatTACCTTAGcagtttgttgttgttgttgttgttgttgagtcTGTTTCTGTAAAGACTTGACGATGATGATCTTTCGAAGGACCTTCTGTTTGTTTCAGTCTGTGTTAACGtgcaaagaaaattaacataataatatttcagttattttaaggtattttaaggtatttttcGTTTACTTCTCCCACTgcttagattgttttttttttttttttttccttctgctTATAAGGGAATTTATACCCTACAGCGGCCCACATTACTTTTTCAAGGAACTTCACCGGAGGCCGtcctccttttcatttttctttctttcaaaatcGATGACCTCTATTCAAATCTTCTTTATATTCAAttctaatgaaaatgaaaatgtaggaaaattttatatctttacacctaaaataaaaaaatacattcagTCATACAAATCAATAATTATTCAtgacaaaaatagaaaattaaattgaaatcaatggaattaacttaaataaaaaaattcttgattagttaaagagttaaaagacaataaatcaatcaattaagtaattaaaaatactaatagaC
This genomic stretch from Populus alba chromosome 19, ASM523922v2, whole genome shotgun sequence harbors:
- the LOC118042931 gene encoding TOM1-like protein 1 — encoded protein: MSDNLMEKVSAFGERLKIGGAEVGRKMSAGMSSMSFKVKELLQGPNQADKLVEDATAETLDEPDWAMNLDICDMIDHEKVSSVELIRGIKKRIMIKNARVQYLALVLLETCAKNCEKAFSEVAAERVLDEMVKLIDDPQTVVNNRNKALLLIEAWGESTSELRYLPVFEETYKSLKSRGIRFPGRDNESLVPIFTPPRSVSAPEVDTSLAQHIEYDIPLQSFTAEQTKEAFDVARNSVELLATVLSSSPQQDALQDDLTTTLVHQCRQSQLTVQRIIEKAGDNEALLFEALNVNDEIQKVLSKYEELKAPSVVPVIPEPAMIPVAVEPDSPVHAKEDALVRKPAGSRGGTHGGSNDDMMDDLDEMIFGKKGGGTSQVVHDPKKQQSSKDDLITF